One window of the Candidatus Zixiibacteriota bacterium genome contains the following:
- a CDS encoding conserved hypothetical protein (Evidence 4 : Unknown function but conserved in other organisms) produces MKKIIFVLLLIILTYASGFGQRSPQSTLMQLGFDIMENLQKFYPVLATSKGIHKYDFLFTDYSAKSIRTEIGLLKKFRSRLNQIKEADLAINDRIDLKLLRSNVEAALQDLERIKWHEKSPYLYVDNAVTGIYLIYISQHAPLSERAQNMIARMKLVPDLLAQAKLNLKRPAPSNIQISFDLIQTGIDFYRSLVTEIKDTTPELSSEADAAARRAIGAMIDFQKFLKRLPAGPPESFAIGKEEFDYKLKNEYFFDFDSDSLLKIGESLFQQYDSLYRDYELYLDSNRTPVDSIFVLDCVTKDDMLNYYNWEIEQTKLYLTEKEILTIPPDIGSCTAIETPVFLRNIISSIAYQDPGPFNPVQTGLFYVRPIPDSLDEGQRAAYFKFINRRGFKGSVVHEAYPGHHLQFMMSALVPDDIRRWQANNCYIEGWALYCEEMMYNQGFYGNDQRRYLSVLGGIRFRAARIIADVKLHTRQWTIDQTVSWMADALDSDSEFVRVEVNRYTLSPTVQMSYLMGKLDIMKLRDALRTAEGDAFSLRNFHDRYLSAGMVPPRLLWEEWNLK; encoded by the coding sequence ATGAAAAAAATCATTTTCGTCCTTTTGCTGATTATACTGACATACGCATCGGGTTTCGGACAGAGGTCGCCACAGTCGACCCTGATGCAACTGGGATTCGATATCATGGAGAACCTGCAGAAATTTTATCCGGTTCTGGCCACTTCTAAGGGTATTCATAAGTATGATTTCCTCTTTACCGATTACTCCGCTAAATCGATTCGGACCGAAATCGGGCTTCTGAAAAAATTCCGTTCTCGGCTCAATCAAATCAAGGAAGCCGATCTGGCGATTAATGACCGCATTGACCTTAAATTGCTTCGCAGCAATGTGGAAGCGGCCCTGCAGGATCTGGAACGGATCAAATGGCATGAAAAAAGCCCATATCTATATGTCGACAACGCTGTCACCGGAATCTATCTAATCTACATTTCCCAGCATGCTCCTTTATCGGAACGGGCCCAAAATATGATTGCGCGCATGAAACTTGTCCCCGATCTCCTGGCCCAGGCCAAATTGAACTTGAAGCGGCCGGCGCCGAGCAACATTCAAATCTCTTTCGATTTGATTCAGACCGGAATCGATTTCTATCGCTCTCTGGTGACAGAGATCAAAGATACGACTCCTGAATTGTCCTCCGAAGCCGATGCCGCCGCCCGCCGGGCTATTGGCGCCATGATCGATTTTCAGAAATTCCTCAAAAGGCTCCCCGCCGGGCCACCGGAATCGTTTGCCATCGGCAAAGAGGAATTCGATTATAAATTGAAAAACGAATATTTCTTTGATTTTGATTCCGACTCTCTACTAAAAATTGGAGAATCACTTTTTCAGCAATATGATTCTTTGTACCGCGATTATGAATTATACCTCGACTCCAATCGGACACCGGTCGATTCGATTTTTGTTCTTGACTGTGTCACCAAAGATGATATGCTGAATTATTATAACTGGGAAATAGAGCAGACCAAATTATATTTGACCGAAAAGGAGATTCTGACCATTCCGCCCGATATCGGCTCCTGCACCGCCATCGAGACCCCGGTCTTTCTGCGCAATATCATAAGTTCCATCGCCTATCAGGATCCAGGACCTTTCAATCCGGTTCAGACCGGGCTTTTCTATGTCCGGCCGATTCCCGATTCTCTTGATGAAGGACAGCGCGCCGCCTATTTCAAATTTATCAACCGCCGCGGTTTCAAGGGCTCGGTTGTTCACGAGGCCTATCCCGGTCATCACCTCCAATTCATGATGTCGGCCCTGGTTCCCGATGACATAAGACGATGGCAGGCCAACAACTGCTATATCGAAGGCTGGGCCCTCTATTGCGAGGAAATGATGTATAATCAAGGATTTTACGGTAACGACCAGCGGCGCTATTTGAGCGTTTTGGGCGGAATCCGTTTTCGGGCCGCCCGGATCATTGCCGATGTCAAACTCCATACCAGGCAATGGACCATCGATCAGACTGTTTCCTGGATGGCCGATGCTCTTGACAGCGATTCGGAATTTGTCCGGGTCGAAGTCAATCGCTATACTCTCAGCCCTACGGTTCAAATGAGTTATCTGATGGGTAAACTTGACATCATGAAATTACGTGATGCCCTTAGGACTGCCGAAGGAGATGCTTTCTCGCTAAGGAATTTTCACGACCGGTATCTCTCCGCGGGTATGGTCCCTCCCCGCTTGCTGTGGGAAGAATGGAATTTGAAATAA
- a CDS encoding hypothetical protein (Evidence 5 : Unknown function) has protein sequence MRIQFLRWLGVAVVLAVYLTPDSGFAQSGWLKFRPGSGVTLESYKGDFKHLTGISFMTSVWFLSGEFKMARDLYFAVEVPFSHFDAKSEYDFTAENLLGNPYFGIRYEKETSGGIFRAGTRLPLISPESTKDYAMYYGMMTTLDRFESFVPELFTLSAVGGYKYMSPDGIAIRGLLGPVLFMPKGEDKELWADYAVHLWYQNEAVTVGGGVAGRFLAAAPYADHIDFGERFANRLELAGRVSLGVLSPGLHLQIPLDSDQREEIRSSYGLDLTVAF, from the coding sequence ATGAGGATTCAATTTTTAAGATGGTTGGGGGTGGCAGTCGTTTTGGCGGTATATTTGACGCCAGACAGCGGTTTTGCCCAATCGGGATGGCTTAAGTTCCGACCCGGTTCCGGAGTTACGTTGGAAAGTTACAAGGGGGATTTCAAACATCTGACCGGGATTTCTTTCATGACTTCGGTCTGGTTCCTGTCGGGGGAATTTAAAATGGCACGTGATCTTTATTTTGCTGTCGAAGTACCTTTTTCCCATTTTGATGCCAAGAGCGAATATGATTTCACGGCCGAAAATCTCCTGGGGAATCCCTATTTCGGAATTCGCTATGAGAAAGAGACGAGCGGTGGCATTTTCCGCGCCGGGACTAGGCTACCGCTCATCAGTCCCGAAAGCACGAAAGATTATGCCATGTACTACGGCATGATGACGACTCTGGACAGGTTTGAATCATTTGTCCCGGAACTGTTCACGTTAAGCGCCGTGGGGGGGTATAAATATATGTCTCCCGACGGAATTGCGATTCGGGGGCTCCTTGGGCCGGTGCTTTTCATGCCGAAAGGTGAAGACAAAGAGTTATGGGCGGATTATGCGGTGCACCTATGGTATCAGAACGAGGCGGTGACGGTCGGCGGCGGTGTAGCAGGACGATTCTTGGCGGCGGCGCCGTATGCGGATCATATCGATTTCGGAGAGAGATTTGCCAACCGCCTGGAACTGGCGGGCCGGGTTTCCCTCGGCGTTTTGAGTCCGGGATTGCATTTGCAGATTCCCCTGGATAGTGATCAGAGGGAAGAAATCAGATCATCGTATGGTCTGGATTTGACGGTTGCGTTTTGA
- a CDS encoding exported hypothetical protein (Evidence 5 : Unknown function), translating into MKTIILIVTALALLGLSFVGCQKSLEPAPYETPASGNFEQEMSTLQSSACPVPPCQAPSPTVTVNLGDNNLQFWPYTGNDFSGTAQDPINLIFFGKADPRDIRTALMALPGDRTSFGYPPMPPFNSTWDDAIGDVQTGYGEPDGWSGGCIQLACGEYGPIRFHIRLFKMGKWTVANAHFEVNIPGTSDHQVLSWEAAEQLVIVDFMRSGLLDPEMPMVPTALINDSPWRTIPSIIYNGLPAEVRGFIGGPIGDVTEDVPIGTDGHAMILNLAAKAAAVPGVRVQDFVINYNIVAPKPFCSSGPYDYVYITGPVHLVQTTEIQETGTYKMSFRATGNLVVVPVNPMNGEAIGAPMTAQIAEEHGAMFMDQYWSASSSKYQKLGSLGEPGGGQLFARLLIRSNGLNGFQQSIRCAGEQWRQAETATEVSGLTSVSANR; encoded by the coding sequence ATGAAGACGATCATTCTAATTGTTACTGCTCTGGCCCTATTGGGATTGTCTTTTGTCGGGTGCCAAAAATCATTGGAGCCCGCTCCCTACGAGACACCTGCCAGCGGGAATTTTGAACAGGAAATGTCAACACTTCAAAGCTCGGCATGCCCGGTTCCGCCGTGCCAGGCACCGTCGCCGACAGTGACGGTTAATCTGGGCGATAATAACTTGCAATTCTGGCCTTACACCGGAAATGATTTTTCCGGAACGGCCCAGGATCCGATCAACTTAATATTTTTCGGGAAAGCCGATCCGCGTGATATCAGAACGGCGTTAATGGCCCTTCCGGGGGACAGGACGTCGTTTGGGTATCCGCCGATGCCACCATTCAATTCGACCTGGGACGATGCCATTGGCGATGTTCAAACCGGATATGGCGAACCTGACGGATGGAGCGGAGGATGCATACAACTGGCATGCGGCGAATATGGCCCAATCAGGTTTCATATCCGGCTGTTTAAAATGGGAAAATGGACGGTGGCCAACGCCCATTTTGAAGTTAATATACCCGGTACTTCCGACCATCAGGTCCTCAGTTGGGAGGCGGCCGAACAGTTGGTGATAGTTGATTTCATGAGAAGCGGTTTGCTGGATCCGGAAATGCCGATGGTTCCGACCGCACTCATAAATGATTCCCCCTGGCGCACGATACCGTCAATTATCTATAACGGTTTGCCGGCTGAGGTCAGGGGTTTCATTGGAGGACCAATCGGGGATGTCACCGAGGATGTTCCCATCGGAACCGACGGCCATGCCATGATACTCAATCTGGCGGCAAAGGCCGCGGCCGTCCCGGGGGTAAGAGTCCAGGATTTTGTCATTAATTACAATATCGTTGCCCCCAAACCGTTCTGTTCATCGGGACCATACGATTATGTTTATATCACCGGGCCGGTTCATTTGGTACAAACGACAGAAATTCAGGAGACGGGGACATATAAGATGTCGTTCCGGGCCACCGGCAATCTGGTGGTGGTGCCGGTGAATCCAATGAACGGAGAAGCGATTGGGGCGCCAATGACGGCGCAGATCGCCGAAGAACACGGGGCGATGTTTATGGATCAATACTGGTCGGCATCGAGCAGTAAATATCAGAAACTGGGATCACTTGGTGAACCGGGCGGGGGGCAGCTATTTGCGAGGCTCCTGATCCGCTCCAACGGACTAAATGGTTTTCAGCAATCAATCCGCTGTGCCGGAGAACAGTGGCGGCAGGCGGAGACAGCGACTGAGGTTTCGGGATTGACTTCTGTCTCCGCGAATAGATGA
- a CDS encoding hypothetical protein (Evidence 5 : Unknown function) yields the protein MPEDNRLDAVQSALQELKDINRVLDRICRVRETNHIMSIIIDELISLTDAGQGVINLISPAEDSDLITVIRRQASQTEDFPYKISSLITGWVLKNNRLLKIDNLDADERFGGLSSENGKFKSIICSPMVVRGETIGLTALVRNQERGPFTEDQCRLVGIIVSQSAQILSNALLLDELAQKNKLLEISQKKLHDENISLKAELDAHFSFENIIGNSPAIKRVLTLASKVASNDSPLLIIGATGTGKELIARAIHHSSPRGRKPFVVKNCGIKTESLLEAELFGYVKGAFTGADRDRPGLFREASGGTIFLDEIGEAPLPTQVAILRVIETGEIRPVGAAKTEFVDVRVISATNRDLREEIKKGTFREDLFYRLNTFIIELPSLNQRREDIPLLVHYFLRQLQVKLGTGDLSVTPAALNLLSNYQWPGNIRQLENEIERAAVINDRGGEIDICDFSPEILSRAGTAAESHEYQGVLREAVEKVEKDIILSTLRENKGNILKSSRLLGLTRKGLKDKIARYGLKIEIDE from the coding sequence ATGCCAGAAGATAATCGTTTGGATGCGGTGCAATCCGCCCTGCAGGAACTTAAAGATATCAATCGGGTGTTAGATCGAATCTGCCGGGTCCGGGAAACCAATCATATTATGTCGATAATCATCGATGAATTAATCTCTCTGACAGACGCCGGACAGGGTGTCATAAATCTTATTTCACCGGCGGAGGATTCTGACCTCATAACTGTGATCCGGCGTCAGGCATCACAGACCGAAGATTTCCCTTACAAAATCAGCAGTCTTATCACCGGATGGGTTTTGAAGAATAACCGATTACTAAAGATTGACAATCTCGATGCCGACGAACGGTTCGGCGGCCTGTCATCCGAAAATGGCAAATTCAAATCAATAATCTGTTCCCCCATGGTGGTACGCGGCGAAACTATCGGTCTTACGGCCTTGGTCCGTAATCAGGAACGAGGGCCGTTTACGGAGGATCAGTGCCGCCTGGTCGGCATCATCGTGTCGCAATCTGCGCAAATTCTGAGCAATGCCCTGCTCCTCGACGAGCTGGCACAGAAAAACAAATTGCTGGAGATTTCCCAGAAAAAATTGCATGACGAAAATATCAGCCTGAAGGCCGAATTGGATGCGCACTTTTCATTTGAAAACATTATCGGCAATTCGCCGGCCATCAAAAGGGTCCTAACTCTGGCATCGAAAGTGGCTTCCAATGATTCTCCCCTTCTCATCATTGGCGCTACCGGAACCGGCAAAGAACTCATTGCCCGAGCCATTCATCACAGCAGCCCTCGCGGCCGCAAACCGTTTGTGGTAAAAAACTGTGGCATCAAAACGGAATCATTGCTTGAGGCGGAACTGTTTGGATATGTCAAAGGGGCGTTTACGGGCGCCGATCGGGATCGTCCCGGGCTATTCCGGGAAGCCAGTGGCGGAACTATTTTTCTTGATGAAATCGGCGAGGCCCCATTACCGACTCAAGTGGCTATTCTGAGAGTGATTGAGACGGGCGAAATACGACCCGTGGGTGCGGCTAAAACCGAATTTGTCGATGTCCGCGTCATTTCCGCCACTAATCGGGATCTTCGCGAAGAAATAAAAAAGGGGACATTCCGGGAAGATTTGTTTTATCGCCTTAATACTTTCATAATTGAATTGCCGTCCTTGAACCAGAGACGCGAAGATATTCCGCTTCTTGTTCACTATTTCCTGCGGCAACTGCAAGTCAAACTGGGAACTGGCGATCTGTCTGTCACTCCGGCAGCGCTCAATCTCCTTTCCAATTATCAATGGCCGGGCAATATCCGTCAATTGGAAAATGAAATCGAACGGGCCGCGGTCATCAACGACCGGGGCGGCGAAATTGATATTTGCGATTTTTCTCCGGAAATTCTGAGCCGCGCCGGCACGGCGGCGGAGTCACACGAATATCAAGGAGTATTGAGGGAGGCGGTCGAAAAAGTGGAAAAAGATATTATTCTGTCGACGCTGAGGGAAAATAAGGGAAACATCCTGAAATCTTCCAGGCTTCTCGGCTTAACTCGCAAAGGTCTCAAAGACAAGATTGCCCGGTACGGCTTAAAAATCGAAATTGATGAATAA
- a CDS encoding conserved hypothetical protein (Evidence 4 : Unknown function but conserved in other organisms): protein MDTEIGHFKIIRRLGAGGMGEVYLAQDTKLHRQVVLKFMSERFSRDAIVRKQFADEARKAAALNHPNIVTIYEVGEYKDLPFIAMEYIDGPSLRDMIIKDRLPYERTIEIAVQICRGLEEAHSSGLIHRDIKPSNIQLDEKGRVKILDFGLARADDEKKTDETSVTTGTISYMSPEQIRGEPLKPASDLFSFGTVLYQMLSGELPFCGEYEAAIVFAIVNEVPRPLKELCPDAPSDLIFIVEKLLKKNVNERYQSAGEVGTDLEKCLHAKTGLESKRPSLPKRAVYWISLILISILAALLLRNITYRSGAPAVPRKMVAILPFENLGPPEEGYFAEGMTDAITTNLARHQELGVISRASAALYRDSHKKTREIGVELGVDYLLTGTIFWDKSGGADRIRINASLIKADKDQYLWAQIYEPPINEIFTLQTKISDDILQILAPTSSWSHLAGEMPEPTKNLEAYDLYLRGNEYFNKTWDRNDIENAIRLYQEAIHQDTNFALAYAMLARGHASMYWEYFDRSDNRRNLAQLAADRALTLAPDLVEGHLAKGYYYYHCHLDYKLALEEFELALKNQPNSSDLYNAIGAVQRREGNLQQSVQNFTKALELDPRSHQKAFDVGLCYGMMRQYQKAADYLDRAVMLAPDWPLAYIYKAWLKVIDKGDVPEAKNILREASGRVNLSGNKYYWWLLRIIEPDFRKAEKMISPGSDTAAYYLQVAQFNRFLGKKEIERSYSDSALKILQRQLPGRNGNARIESYLGLAYAGLRFKDSALLHGEAAVKLLPSSQEAFDAPFWVVNLAEIMTIFGEDDAAVEQLRFLISIPGFVSPAYLKIDPVWKGLKNNIEFQKLLNPQ from the coding sequence ATGGATACTGAAATAGGACATTTCAAAATAATCAGGCGTCTTGGCGCCGGTGGTATGGGTGAAGTCTATCTGGCCCAGGATACTAAACTGCACCGCCAGGTAGTCCTCAAATTCATGTCAGAGCGATTTAGCCGTGACGCTATAGTGCGCAAGCAATTTGCCGATGAGGCCAGAAAGGCGGCGGCGCTCAATCATCCCAATATCGTCACTATTTATGAAGTTGGAGAATATAAGGATCTTCCTTTTATCGCAATGGAATATATCGATGGTCCTTCGTTAAGAGATATGATTATTAAGGACAGATTGCCTTATGAAAGGACGATTGAAATTGCCGTTCAAATCTGCCGCGGGTTAGAGGAGGCGCATTCGTCCGGATTGATTCATCGGGATATCAAGCCATCAAATATTCAGTTGGACGAAAAGGGGCGGGTCAAGATTCTTGATTTTGGACTGGCCCGGGCAGACGATGAAAAGAAGACGGATGAAACGAGTGTGACAACAGGCACGATCAGTTACATGTCCCCGGAGCAAATACGAGGCGAGCCGCTTAAGCCGGCATCGGATCTATTTTCTTTCGGGACGGTCCTATATCAGATGCTGTCCGGGGAACTTCCATTTTGCGGGGAATATGAAGCGGCGATTGTTTTTGCCATTGTGAATGAAGTCCCGCGGCCGTTGAAAGAACTCTGCCCGGATGCTCCGTCAGATTTGATTTTCATCGTGGAAAAGCTGCTAAAGAAGAATGTGAATGAAAGATATCAGAGCGCCGGCGAGGTGGGCACCGATTTGGAGAAATGTCTTCATGCCAAAACCGGCCTAGAAAGCAAAAGGCCGTCGTTGCCGAAGCGAGCCGTTTATTGGATCTCACTGATACTCATTTCAATCCTGGCGGCGCTGTTATTAAGAAATATTACCTATAGGTCGGGAGCCCCGGCTGTGCCGCGAAAAATGGTGGCCATACTTCCCTTTGAGAATCTGGGGCCTCCGGAAGAGGGATATTTTGCCGAGGGGATGACCGACGCCATTACCACCAATTTGGCCCGGCATCAGGAATTGGGAGTGATATCTCGAGCCAGCGCCGCGCTCTATCGTGACAGTCATAAAAAAACGCGGGAAATTGGCGTAGAACTGGGCGTTGATTATTTATTAACGGGGACGATTTTCTGGGACAAATCCGGCGGAGCGGATCGGATTCGTATTAATGCCAGTCTAATTAAAGCCGACAAAGACCAATACCTATGGGCCCAGATTTATGAACCGCCGATAAATGAGATATTTACTCTTCAGACGAAGATATCGGACGATATCCTGCAAATCCTGGCACCGACAAGCAGTTGGTCCCATTTGGCCGGAGAGATGCCGGAGCCGACAAAGAATCTTGAGGCTTACGATTTATATCTCAGGGGCAATGAATATTTCAATAAAACCTGGGATAGGAATGATATCGAAAACGCGATTCGTCTCTATCAGGAGGCGATTCATCAGGACACAAATTTTGCACTGGCCTATGCCATGTTGGCCCGGGGACATGCCAGCATGTATTGGGAATATTTTGACCGGAGTGACAATAGAAGGAATCTGGCGCAACTTGCTGCGGACAGAGCATTAACGCTTGCCCCCGATCTCGTGGAAGGGCACCTGGCGAAGGGGTATTATTATTATCACTGCCATCTGGATTATAAACTGGCACTTGAAGAATTCGAATTAGCTCTAAAAAATCAGCCCAATAGTAGTGATCTTTATAATGCCATAGGTGCGGTTCAGAGACGAGAAGGAAACCTGCAACAGTCCGTCCAGAATTTCACGAAAGCATTGGAACTTGATCCCCGTTCGCATCAGAAGGCCTTCGATGTCGGATTGTGCTATGGAATGATGCGGCAATATCAAAAAGCGGCCGATTATCTCGACCGGGCCGTCATGCTGGCTCCTGACTGGCCCCTGGCATATATATATAAAGCATGGCTGAAAGTTATTGACAAAGGCGATGTTCCCGAGGCGAAAAATATTTTGCGGGAGGCTTCGGGGCGGGTCAATCTCTCCGGCAATAAATATTACTGGTGGCTGTTGCGGATAATTGAGCCCGATTTTCGAAAGGCTGAAAAAATGATTTCGCCCGGTTCGGATACCGCTGCCTATTATTTGCAGGTTGCGCAATTCAATCGTTTTCTCGGAAAGAAGGAAATTGAGAGATCATATTCCGATTCGGCTTTGAAGATTCTCCAACGGCAGCTGCCGGGGCGAAACGGTAATGCTCGAATTGAAAGTTATTTGGGTCTTGCTTATGCGGGACTGCGGTTCAAAGATAGCGCCCTGCTACATGGGGAAGCGGCTGTAAAGTTGCTGCCATCCTCGCAGGAGGCATTCGATGCCCCATTCTGGGTGGTAAATCTGGCGGAGATAATGACCATATTCGGTGAGGATGACGCGGCCGTGGAGCAGCTGAGATTTCTGATTTCGATCCCGGGCTTTGTTTCGCCGGCCTATTTAAAAATCGATCCCGTATGGAAAGGTCTGAAAAATAATATTGAGTTCCAAAAGCTACTCAATCCTCAATAG
- a CDS encoding hypothetical protein (Evidence 5 : Unknown function), producing MLSHDVLLNSPNKTSEIHEEQISRFPNRKINKLNRPGNDYLFADDPEASLEYFRFKDNIRDSSLMIRQGWRFHCLTSTYSPQNV from the coding sequence TTGCTGTCTCATGATGTCCTTTTAAATTCCCCAAATAAGACTTCCGAAATTCATGAAGAGCAGATTAGTCGCTTTCCCAATCGAAAAATAAATAAATTAAATCGACCCGGCAATGACTATTTGTTCGCGGATGATCCTGAGGCAAGTCTTGAGTACTTTAGGTTTAAAGATAATATTCGGGACAGTTCCCTGATGATCAGACAGGGATGGCGATTTCATTGCTTGACAAGCACTTACAGTCCCCAAAACGTTTGA
- a CDS encoding ABC transporter, ATPase subunit, with protein MQNQNEISISARALCEIRNVTHQFALPNGNTFKVLEDISFAVRPNEILALLGPSGCGKSTILRILAGILKPLEGEVYYRAERLRGLNQHLAMVFQSFALYPWMTVVDNIRIALKARGIDAAEIERRVEKVIATVGLNGFEGAYPRELSGGMKQRVGIARALSVDPEILFMDEPFSQVDALTAESLRAEVVDIWSLEDQNPSSIVMVSHDIKEVINMADRIVVLGTRPAKVRTIIENALPRPRDYRSPEFLKMVDRVHDIISGGELPDVPVAEPAGLSRIIPLPPAKGSEIVGLLEYLDARGGRDDLFNIASDTNQPFGRIISVVKAAELLDLVDTPRSMVILESLGMRFVRGDAAERKRIWRERLLNMTIFHNVYNQLKRKGNHRLDKEEVIEVLVIYMPQENHEEQFETIIGWGRYADLFAYDEDEQRLYLDEEENTGEN; from the coding sequence ATGCAGAATCAGAATGAAATTTCAATAAGTGCCCGGGCGCTCTGTGAAATAAGAAACGTGACACATCAATTTGCGCTGCCGAACGGAAACACTTTTAAGGTTTTAGAGGACATCAGTTTTGCGGTCCGGCCGAATGAAATATTGGCGCTTCTGGGCCCGTCAGGATGCGGAAAATCAACTATTCTTAGAATTCTGGCAGGAATACTAAAACCCCTTGAAGGAGAAGTGTATTATCGAGCTGAGAGATTAAGAGGACTCAATCAGCATTTGGCCATGGTATTTCAGAGTTTTGCCCTGTATCCCTGGATGACAGTGGTGGATAATATTCGCATTGCCCTGAAAGCGCGCGGGATTGATGCGGCCGAAATAGAGCGGAGAGTCGAGAAGGTGATAGCGACAGTCGGATTGAACGGATTTGAAGGGGCTTATCCGCGGGAACTCTCAGGCGGGATGAAACAGCGGGTCGGCATCGCGCGGGCTTTATCGGTTGATCCCGAAATTCTATTCATGGATGAACCGTTCAGTCAGGTGGATGCTCTTACGGCAGAGAGTCTTCGCGCCGAAGTTGTCGATATCTGGTCGCTTGAGGATCAAAATCCCAGTTCGATAGTAATGGTCAGTCATGATATCAAGGAAGTTATTAATATGGCGGATCGAATCGTGGTCCTGGGAACGCGTCCCGCGAAGGTCCGCACGATTATAGAAAATGCCCTGCCGCGGCCGAGAGATTATAGATCGCCGGAATTTTTAAAAATGGTCGACCGGGTACATGACATTATATCAGGAGGAGAGCTCCCGGATGTTCCTGTGGCAGAACCAGCCGGTCTTTCGAGGATTATTCCTCTCCCTCCGGCCAAAGGGAGCGAAATCGTCGGTTTGCTGGAATATCTGGATGCCCGCGGCGGCCGAGATGATTTGTTCAATATCGCTTCCGACACCAATCAACCGTTCGGACGAATAATCTCGGTGGTGAAAGCCGCGGAACTTCTGGATCTGGTAGATACTCCCCGGAGCATGGTGATTCTTGAGTCCCTGGGGATGAGATTCGTGAGGGGCGATGCCGCCGAACGAAAACGAATTTGGCGGGAACGACTTCTTAATATGACAATCTTTCATAATGTCTATAATCAGTTAAAGCGAAAAGGAAATCATCGGCTGGATAAAGAGGAAGTAATAGAGGTTTTGGTTATTTATATGCCCCAGGAAAATCATGAGGAGCAATTTGAGACCATCATCGGATGGGGCCGCTACGCCGATTTGTTCGCTTATGATGAAGATGAACAACGGCTGTATTTGGATGAGGAAGAGAATACCGGGGAGAACTAA